gtaaacatttctgtctgcaACAGCGCTTGTATTTTTCCGTGTCTGCCCTCTCAGTCTGACCCCGTCGGACCTGATGTCGTGTTGACACAGGTGAATATGTGTGTTTGGTTCTTGGTCTGCCACTAGGAGCAGGCTCACATGCCCATGTACCACCCAACACCCAGTCAGGCCCGTCTGGCCACCCAGCTGACGGAGGAGGAGCAGATCCGCATAGCTCAGCGCATCGGCCTCATCCAGCACCTCCCAAAGGGCGTTTATGATGGAGGACCAGACGGTTCAGAGAAGAAGATCAGAGAGTAAGCATTTATACTATGTGGAAAAATGGATAGGAGTTGCCAGACATCACACTTGTGGTTGTCTTGGAGACCCCTGTGTGTCTTTTCATACCTTAAAGTTYTGatttatacatattttgttaacacgaaatgttttctttatgatGAAAGCTTTGGGTGTTTGCACAGAAggtagaaacaaaatgaaattaggCAATAAGTTAGATCAACACTTAGTATTTAACATCTcctttttgcaatattttttgtttacgACGATGCAATTTATTACAATGATTCCTGTCTTGCAGCTGTGCTTGTCGCCTCTTTTAGAGCCAcaacaaaagacatttaattaaattatcaCAATATGTTCTCCTAAAATCCTGGGTCTCATTGTCTTTATTTGATTCGTTTTTTCAGGTGTGTGATCTGTATGCTGGACTTTGTTTACGGAGACCCCATTCGGTTTTTGCCATGTATGCACATCTATCACATGGATTGTATAGACGACTGGCTGATGAGATCCTTCACCTGCCCCTCCTGCATGGAGCCTGTGGATGCCGCCCTGCTCTCCACCTACGGACCAACCGACTTCTCCCCCGATGCTTAGGTCAAACTCGACCCCTTCCTCCCCCGCCGCAGCAAACCCCAAACCTAACAGCTGCCCTCTTGTGGAGTGAGAGGAGTTTAGAGATGTATCGTTTACCTTGcacttttggaaatttaaaaaaaaaaaaaaaagaaattactcgcCCAATGTTGGCCTTTCATTCTTCCAAGGTCTGATGCTAATTTAAGCTGGTCTTAAAACATCAGTTACGAGTCAGAAACGGTTCCCCTGCATGGTTGtgcttctgtgtgtttgtttcgcCCAGGTTGTGTCGTGTGTAGCAGCAGGTTAAAGAACACATTGGAATTGTGattgtgtgcgtgtgggtgtgtgggtgtgtgtgtgtgtgtgtgtgtgtgtgtgtgtgtgtgtgtgtgtgtgtgtgtgtgtgtgtgtgtgtgtgtgtgtgtgagctcggtggtaaatgaacattttcacttgAGCTGGTCTCGCTTCACCATAACTTTTGtcacttgataaaaaaaaaaaaatggattcaaaTGAACGTATAGTTTACCAAATTACTGACTCTTAAGCTTAACGATTGGAATATGTTTCTGCAACACTGATCTCTTTAACATGCTCCAACTTAAAATGACCCTATCCTTCCGTGGTGTGCAAATACTAAGACATACACTTGTCAAGTCCAGATTCCAAACAATACACATAAATATAACATAAGTCACTCAGTATAATAGACTGCATATTTGTTACATGAATGTTGCACCAGATGATGTTCAGGTTGTCTGTCAAGGGCTGATTTGTGCATGGACAAGGAGTGGGAGGAGTCAGTCAAACTTTAGAATCGCTTGCACACACCTTTCATCTGATCAGAGATTTGCACTTTACTTAAAGGACATTAtctaaaacaacatattaatatatttaccTTATAACCTTGCACTATCAAAACTTTCTTTTATCTCCTGAGACGCAGGAGTTATATAGCGGATAAAAGATATTTCCCCACTGTCTGTAGTGAGTAAGCCTGAAGATGCATTTCATAAAATCTATGATCCAGCAGTGTGAACGTCTGTTTTGTTTTTYgtattttaatttagattttccYtttttttctgtttaagagAAGGGACAGAGGCTTGCTTGAGGTGAAGGGAGTAGTTTGACACTTTCAGATCAGGGGTTTCCTGAAAGAGTGATGACACCATCACTTGTGTGTGCTGCAAGACAAGCGTGTGCTTTTgtagcaaacaaataaaaatgaatatattgACTTgtcaaagtgtaaaataaaacagcaccATCCATCTGTCTGCCAGATGTTTACTatgattttgatttgtttgttctttttttgtttttcatccgtgttcttctttgtgtgttttttttttttaagttggaagGAGTCTTTTCTTGTGCAGTCAGTCTTCTTCTAGAAACTCTAGTTATTTTAATTGAGATGCACTAATCAGCATTTTTCTGACCAATACAGATTTGCAGggttttctgtgttgccctgtgttGAACTTGTGGCCTGTTCAGGGTGAACACCACCTCTTACCTAATGACCACTAGGGATAGACAGGAGCTCCCACTTTGCCCTCcatgtgtaaaaatgtatcgACCGTGGATAggtggatgctttttttttttttttttttgattgtagAACTTGATACAGCTATTTGTTTTGAGCCCAACAGAAAATTACGGTATGACAGTGTAATCCTAATTTGTGCAATAAAGCATAtatcccaatttttttttctaaatttgggcaaaaaaaaaaaaaaagtgcatcaaaatACAGGATATTAGTTGATTTGTTAATTGAATTGTGAGAGTtcttagttttgatgcatttaagaGAAACAAATGCTTCAGTAATTGACCTGCCAATCAATAATCAAAGCTGATCAAGGGAAAATTGACTGATGGGTGCATCTCTACATCTCGGCAAGCCAAGTTAAACTTTTCACGTGTTTAACATAAGAAGCTATATTCATTTATTAagcataaatgttttgttttactctaaGTCACTGTAGCAGTAGTTACCATAGTTGTTCATCTGATTTGTAGCATTatgcaattgtttttttttgttgtctttttcagtttaactgtgtttttatttcacatttgtgTTAAATCCACTGCACATTTAGTACATTTACTAGCTAGCTTGTACACTGTTTTTATGTGCAAACCTCTGTCCCAGTATTGAGACTTCTTTTGTGGTGTAAGAGGTAAAAGTGAGACGTAATGATTTCCTCTTGCTTttcctttattgtttttcagttttaacttcATTCTGAGCATTTCTTGTAATCGTTTTATTTCTGTCCCTTTGGAAAGGCTAAGTGCTTGTGTAAACAATAAATTGGAGAGAAActatttgtggtttttatttaaaatacccACACTCTTTCTGTTATGTCATACATCACCAAAAACACCCAATATCCAATTGGATGAATTTGCTACATTGTGATTACAAACCTGGAACACAACAGAATGCACAAATGCTAAATAGCTGAGCCTTTCATTAATGCAATCCTGAAATCTGGCAGCGAAGTGAAAAGTGTGACTACATAATCAGGGCTTCTGTGTTGCACCATGGCAGCACCAGTTTGGAATTTTAATCccttattttccatgtttttgctgcttctatCCAATATGTTTGTGTATGTTAAGTGAATTTACGACGCATGATTGGTTTGGCAAATCATTCTTCTCAGATTTACACCATCACTTGGTATGAAAATATTACACTGCAGACATCGCTCTTTAAATTTGTGCAAGATTTTGAGACGTATGACTGAAAAATTGCAAATAGAATCCAATTAAAGTGCATGCTAAGAGTTTGAATGTGCAAATGGTGGTCATGAATCTCAAATCTATTTATTGGCTTTAATGATGCAGCTTTTGAAGTgataaagaaaatctaaattttctGGCATAACTGTGTCTATGCCAATCTCATCTATGCAGAGTTCTTAAATTTGAAAGCTTAAAGCTTACCGATTTAGAACAAGATCTTccttttttggtctgcatctTCTAAAGTACATTGCAATGTGTTTCATACTTTATTCTAACTTTGACTCATTTTCCAGGTCATGACAGgttgatgttttctttgctgtttctgATCCTTttctatgattttttatttccaattagGTTTGAATTAACTTGCTAAAGCTTAGGATCTTTGCAAGTCTGATTTTGGAAAAGTATGGAATTTTGACATGAAAACTGTTTAGAACCCTTgcagaaatattacatttaatttgttcttttggTTCTTTTGTTGCCTTTGTGCTCTGTTTAGCTGTATTACTTTTCAGCRTTTAACTGAATTATGAAATTTTCGAAACAATTCTAGAATTATTTCTTTAGCAATATTTACATGTTGTCATAACATAATGTCTGTATACAAACTTCTAATTCTGCTGAAATCTTTGCAGTCCCATGCTCAAAAACCATTGCTTCAAATTATGGTATTGTCATCTTCTTTAAATGCCTGTTTTCCATCATTGAAGAACAGGTTTTACTTGATTGGAGCTGTTATAAGTGACATTAGGGTCAGTAAGAGTCATTATTTACTATCGATGGAAAGCCATCCCTTTAAATGAGAGATATGTGTAGGCaacatttctcatttgtttgctctttttactctaataagatatttttttgaCAGGGAACGGGTTGCTATTACTTCTCTGCCTtgtttgcacttctgtttattCTTGTTGATCTCATggttgctttccttttttttttagatttcataTTGATTTGGCTTCTCCTGAACTCAATGCTTTCCATCTGAATACATCTGAGAGTTTTCCTGGACAGCAACcaaatgcacatttaaaactTGAAACTGATCCAAGACCATTATATGTTCTCAGGTTGTCCTgaattaataagaaaaaaaccaacaccCAGAGAGGGTTGATGTAATAAATGGGTGTAACTTCTGAACTTTTGAtgcattatttaaagttttagctTAGAGCCAGCAGTTTTTAGTTAAATGCCTTCTTGCTGTACACGGTCTTTTGATTGTTTACACGTAACACTATATGTATAATGCAAACTGATGATCAGCAAGgacaaaattctgaaaattgtCTGTTCGTCACCATAATGACCACTGCAAGATCAGATATACACCATAAAGCTATTGAaaagaatgttttgtttctaacATGTCTTTTTTAACATTCAGTACTCTCAGTTTGCAGGGTTGCAAGATCTGTGTGGTTGCACTTTTCATATTCTGGCAACACGCTGGAACAAACATCAAGTGACTACTGGTTCATGTGTGACATGTAAGCagattttttgcagtttcataTTAACTATGGGAGTTTTGTCAAGATTGTAAAAATGAagaatctgatgtttttctagCTTAAGAATCATCTCAAATGAGATATACTTGtactgaaatgttgttttccaatgtaaaaaaaaaaacccagtccCAACAAGGGAGCATGGGGATTTGTGGAAATTTAATGcattgtttgaaaagaaaataactctATGAAGGCTACCGTCAGTCTCATCTTATTAAATGTGTTGGCATATCTAAAACCTGTCtcaattaatcagaaaatattttggacTACCTCGCCACTGGAGCCATTTCAAGCGTTCCTCATGCTGATGTGAGTGAATTTTCATCCCTGCAAACAGAGCATCTGCATAGCATCTCATGGAGTTTAAGGAACCTTTTATTTGGGTCATTGTTGTAACACAGTTGCAGTGGTGCCAAGTAACAATGCTCGGGCCACAATCATCAGCATGTTCAAAAGGTCTGTTGCATTACATGTGCTATAGCattaaatatgtagaaataaatcaacaacacCAGGATGTTATTTACTTAAAGTTGTGCATATTTTCGAAACAGTCAGTTCTTTTCTTAAAGACATTTCTTCAGATTCATAATAATATGATCCCCTTAGTAATTTGTACTTGaactacaaaacaacaaaatcattttctctcTAAAAATGATTGATTATCATGCTGGCATGGAGGTGCTTTTTATTGTCGTCATTGTTTCAAATGCTGAGTGGTACTTTATGCAACTGGACTGGATCATCACTGTTTGTACATCCCGTGAAATGTGACGGGAATGGAGCACTCCACTTCTGCTCTTGCGATTTCTGACAGATCCTTGGCATTTAGAATGAGCATATATGCTGGCCTCTGGGAACCAGGAGCTGCCACAATGGTAAGGAGGACACCTGTGGAGACAGCAGATTTGAAACTTGCTTAACAAAACCCCTCCATGCATCTTTTGTGTGTAAATCAGCTttaatattagtttattttaatttaataccaTCTAACTTACCATCATCTTCATCTACCCCATCTGGAGTCTGAACAAACAAGGGCTCTGAGGGGTATGACTCAGGCTCTTGCCAAACCCAAGTCTCCTTGGTCCTCACATTCAGCTTGCAGATCTACAcataaattagaaaaagaagATAACATGAGTACATTTtaagtctctctctctttctaagTTCAAAACGTATAATATTTTACCCTGTCTGGTATGAAATGGTTGAGTCCAAGCCCATAGGCGTATGAGTAATTCTTTCCTCCATACTTTTGGTAGTTAATCTGTGGAAACTCAAAGGCTTAAACCCAAGAAAAGAGAAGTGTTAGACCAAAATGAGATTACTAGTATTTGCTAAAAATTGCATGTATCCCAAGCTATGTGTTGGTACCTTGGCGAGGTCCAGAGAAGAGCACTTCAGGCTCCAGCCAGACCATCCCGTCAGCATGCATGACTGCTGTGGCTGTGGTGTACGGCAGACTCACGAGATTCTTCCCCTGCTCCTCCTAGATAAAGTCCATAACATGGTTGGTGAGAACTAAAAACACATAACCTTTTACTAAGTGGAAGGATTTTATGGATTTCTGATGCCTCACCTTGTGGACATCCAGAGGGATGACATATCGCCGCACCTCTGGCTGGGGCGCCATCATGGCTGccttcttcacctcctcccaGTTGGCTCTCAGGTTGGCCAGCCACAAGTAGTTGTAAACAAACTCAAATCTAAAAGTACAAGAGATTTATGCTTACTGGCCAGTATTTACTACAAATTTCTAGAGCCAGGTTTTTACCACTTTGCAGAGAACAgcttttgctaaaaaaaaaaaaaaaaaaaaaaaaggctttaatttTAGATGCCATAGACTCAACAGGGTGCTGGAAAatttttgtgatgtttgtttcctgtttcatcATAACCCAAACATCTTTTCTTGATTTGCAAACCAGTGATAGTGGAGGCCATTCGACTATCAAACCAGTGATAGTGGAGGCCATTGAGCTCATTATCATGTACAAGAATGGAGATGGTAAGCCACAATAAATGTTGTCTTAAGCTTAGTTGTTACTAAGTGAATCCAAGGCTATTCTGGTTTTCTGTTGTTGTAGCCAATAACAGACGACACGAGACATGTTGCCACCCGCATGTAGAATCTGTTTGAAGGTCTCATATGTGCTTTCAGAAATGGTATTTTGGATACGTTGGTTGCAAGTGACCAGAGTACATGTCAGCTTCRAACACATTTTTGAGACATTCAGGTTGAGCAAAAATTGCTAATTCTATGTAGCTACCCTTTCCATGAGCAAATGTCAAGAACAATGAATCCTTGATCCTCATAGGTGTTGATGTGGTGGAACATGCCAATTGGTGCTCCTTTGAACTTCAGGTCGATGTACTCTCCAGGGTCTTTCTTGGCAACGTGGAAAATGGTCTAGGAAGGTTAAATTACAACTGGTTAGACATTTGGCCTGAgaacaaatgataaaataaagactgatgttttaatttgattaaaaatcgTACTCCTTGGCTTTCGTTAGACTCGAAGCAGTCCATGTAGTTGGAACCTCGGATGCTCCAGGCACTGAGGAACTTCAGCAGGTTGATCTTCACTGGAGTCTCAACGAAGACAAAATAGTTTTCTGACATGCCAAAGCTGTGATGGAGGGAAGTACATTTTAACAATGTGGACTTCACACAACAGTGGTTTGAacaagcaaagagaaaaacaaaaaaactacaccCACCTGTGGACATACGATGGCTTGAACCTCTCAGCACTGGGAAACTGAACCACCACTTTGGACTTCTCAATAGGGTCTGACTTATCTAAGGAATGAAAGCTGCTTTGAAgtgcaggtgaaaaaaaaaacctcctgttGTTTTACTTACAAAAAGACAGGAGAACCTCTCAAGAGGCATAAGCAGAACATTAATATACatgatttttaataacaataataaggAGAAATTAGCATCCTAGGAGCCTGAGATCCTTGAAATTATATATgataataatggtaataataattGAATTGTTAAGTTTGTCTCAAAGATCTGATTATGTCACTGGGAATATGCGGGTCCCTGTCCCAGCCTCCCATGCAGCTTGCAATGAACTCCATGCAGGGGTAAACATTGAGCAcaggttttgattttgtttcaatATGCTGTTGCAATATGCATCCAAACCTTTCTGAGTGGGAGGAATCTTCACAATGTTGTAGGCCAGTGTTGCACCTTTTCCCATGCAGTTTCCAATGTTGTATACAGTACCATCTTGCTCAATATGGGGGTGAGCTGTGACGCCATTAATGTTTACGAAGTTGCACATGTCAACCTGCATAGGAAAAATAGCTTTTAYGAGCTTTATGatatatttaaagttaaaaatccATATGTTTTAAGagtcatggatggatggatggatggatggatggatggatggatggatggatggatggatggatggatggatggatggatggatggatggatggatggatgttttgcaCAACTGGATACAAAATAAAGCCTGgaatttcagatatttctcTATAAATTCTTTCGTTTTGAAACCTATCCAGAATGAAAAAGTACTTAAATCCAACATTATGCTTCTCCACACAACACAGTAACTCTGTTTTTGCTGTATCAAACTCAAAGAAGTTACRTTTCAAACTTGTATCAAAGTCTGCTGCTACACTGAAATACCTTCTTCAGAGTCTCCAAGGTATCAGTGTTCACTTTAGTGATGTAGTTTGTTTCTGTCACGGCATAGAAATCCTCTCCTATAGGGTAAACATTAACCAGGCAGTTATCTGTGACTTCAACTCCTTTAAAATaggagaaaaatctgcaaagaaaaaaaaggtaaaaatacattttagaaaagaTGCATAATTTCAATATTctctacaaataaataaattttctatGTGTGCAGCCAACCTGGAGAAGATATTCTTGCAGGGATCTGGGTAGGCAAATGTCCCAAACTCAGTGATAACCACACGTTTTTCTGTGATGGCTCGGACGTACGCATCTGTTCGAACAAACCTGAAAGAAGcaagaaattaaagaaacaagaaCTAAAAATTAATCGTGcttaaatatgacatttttgtttttcttgcataacaagacaagaaacaaatcaGAATATTACTTCGATTCTAAAAAGTCATGACATATTAACATTTATGTCACacagttttgaacatttttgtgctGATTGTAATCGTTGTGAATTTTGCAAATGTGCTGAAGATGACAAGGCTGTGGTTTTGTGTTCAAATTCTTACTTCCTGTAGTAGGTGACTTGGCCGTTCTTGAAGTCGAATTTATGCATGAGGGCCTGTCCGTCAAAGAGGTGATAGAAAGGTTCATCTCCAACCTCAAAGAGTCCAGGTCCCAAACGGAGAAGACTTCCCTTCAGAAATGAAGGAATTCTacctgcaacatttaaaaaaatatatatttttcaatcaCATGGTCAAAAAACAACACTGGAAAATCACCAATACGAGAgtgataaaaacaaacctgtGACTGTTGCTGGCAGAGGTTCAGCTAGTTCCTCACATGTCTCAAAGATTTTCTTGTAGCTACCAGCTGGATGttcaaatctgttttcaaaGAGTAATGTAACAAAGAAGTATGTTGAAATGAAGTTACATGAGGAATGTGCGGCATTGTATATAAGTTCCATGCCAAGCAGTCTGTACTTTTAAGCATATCAATAATCTGTCGCACAGACAAAATATCCACATAAGAACATACAGAAATAgtagaaatgtaaaacagagcTTGCCCTCCTTATACGACGTACAGTATTTCACTTCATCAGAAACTCACCTGCTCGCCATGTTTTCCTCCTGCGTCAGTAACACACAAGTGCAAACTGTTTTGAAAACTGTGGGTCACTTCTGAGCTGGAAGCCTCTGATCTTCCAGTGGATTTGGAGTATTTATTTTCCCTGCCAACGTCACGATTGCTGCACTGTTTTGTAAATCTTTCCCCTGGCCAATCATGTCACACCGTGAACAAAAATCCCTTTGTCTCTATATCCCTCTGATGGATAACTTGAGGACTGGCCCCTCTAGAAACGGATTTATTGAGCAAGGTGAGTATTGCAGTAAACAATGCTTGGCAAAACTGTTGCATTGGTgcatgtgattttatttttgtcatccTCAATAACTGCGTGAGCTTCCTTGTTGAGACATTTtgaaagatcttttttttccattttattgctGCAGTCAGTCTGCAAAATCACCAATACGATTTTGTCTGGAGATGTGCATGCTAGAAATGATATATGGTCTTTGTAATGAACAACTGAAACCTCTACTAGAGGAACTCTCTAATTGAATGTGGTAGAagtattttcagattaaattagcaaaatagttttatttatttaataatttcagattaaatAGTTGGTACACATGCTACAATAAGACATGaaataatattacatttacTGTATCAGGAACAGTGAAGGATTAAAACATAATTAGGTTATGAAGTACCAAGACTGTTATATATAGCGCTAATAAGATAAAAACGTGCACACTAGTTCTTTGGTWTCCTTTAGCAATACAGGACCTCTGTTCAGGATAATCCAGGTGAAGCGATTAGACATAAAACAGAGTCTGTATTGTTCTGccaaggaacaaaaaaaaaaaaaaacaccatgagAAAAGCACGTTTCACCAGTCACAGTGCTGTGACGTGCAATAAGTCACATGCCATTCAATTTAAATAGTTTGGACAACAAGGTTGCCtcattttactaaaaacaaTCCAGAGCCAAACTATAGTTCCCAGATTTGCTAAACTGTGCTAAGCAGAAGTATTCACATCTTTTTCTAGCATGCACGCTGTGAGGCAATACTTTGTTTCCCTGGAATTTTGCAAGKTKttttttttttttcagttgttttgtctctaccattttaaaaccacaagAGTCTGATTTTTGGCCATtcttatttgcaaaacgacttaAGGTCAGCCTTAAGGAAAAGAgagaatttgtttaatttgtgagCATCAGTTTTTGTAACCTTGTATTAAATTTCTCAACTGACTTATCTCTGACCTGTCTGGTGACAGACCTTGAAACAGAAGCCATATTTgtactgaaattaaattgaaatatttgtacASTGTATACTAAGTTTTACCAACTGAGAGGASGAAAGGGCGACCTCTGTAGGTCATTAAGGGCGATTTATCTCTCTTGGGCAATATTCATCACGATGTCTATTTacataatttgattaaatcaaGTTAAGACAAAAGAAACGAAACCAAAAGAGGTTACAATGTATAACTCCTGATGTTTCTTTGTATTTACGTCCCTCCCTTTTACGCATGCGCAAAAACTCAAGCACTATCCAATATGGCCGCGACGTCCAGCAGTTGTTTCTTCTTCTAGTTGGCATCTAACCTTTGTCCTGTTGGTTATTTGCAAACAAAACGATTTTAATGCGATACGAATAGGCGCTGCAGTGATTTGTTTTCGCGTGtgtctatttttttgttgttgaaaaaacGGTAGTTGTGTCGAAAATGAGTTACACGACGCGGGTGGTTCAGGTGACCAATGTGTCGCCAAGCACAACGTCGGAACAGATGAGGACATTGTTTGGTTTTCTGGGAACCATCGAGGAACTAAAGCTATTTCCGCCAGAGTG
The Poecilia reticulata strain Guanapo linkage group LG17, Guppy_female_1.0+MT, whole genome shotgun sequence DNA segment above includes these coding regions:
- the LOC103479670 gene encoding retinoid isomerohydrolase; the encoded protein is MASRFEHPAGSYKKIFETCEELAEPLPATVTGRIPSFLKGSLLRLGPGLFEVGDEPFYHLFDGQALMHKFDFKNGQVTYYRKFVRTDAYVRAITEKRVVITEFGTFAYPDPCKNIFSRFFSYFKGVEVTDNCLVNVYPIGEDFYAVTETNYITKVNTDTLETLKKVDMCNFVNINGVTAHPHIEQDGTVYNIGNCMGKGATLAYNIVKIPPTQKDKSDPIEKSKVVVQFPSAERFKPSYVHSFGMSENYFVFVETPVKINLLKFLSAWSIRGSNYMDCFESNESQGTIFHVAKKDPGEYIDLKFKGAPIGMFHHINTYEDQGFIVLDICSWKGFEFVYNYLWLANLRANWEEVKKAAMMAPQPEVRRYVIPLDVHKEEQGKNLVSLPYTTATAVMHADGMVWLEPEVLFSGPRQAFEFPQINYQKYGGKNYSYAYGLGLNHFIPDRICKLNVRTKETWVWQEPESYPSEPLFVQTPDGVDEDDGVLLTIVAAPGSQRPAYMLILNAKDLSEIARAEVECSIPVTFHGMYKQ
- the LOC103479671 gene encoding RING finger protein 11-like; this encodes MGNCLKSPTSDDISLLHESQSDRASFGDGTDPDLEPPPPYQEQAHMPMYHPTPSQARLATQLTEEEQIRIAQRIGLIQHLPKGVYDGGPDGSEKKIRECVICMLDFVYGDPIRFLPCMHIYHMDCIDDWLMRSFTCPSCMEPVDAALLSTYGPTDFSPDA